The following are encoded together in the Planctobacterium marinum genome:
- a CDS encoding LysR substrate-binding domain-containing protein: MVKKNLSERARLPSLGALKYFKVAAETLSFKLAAESLFVSQAAISQHIKTLESQLGCKLFIRKNREVRLTAQGQLLLPYVQKGFSEFQKGIAQLQEDNHPNILKLNVLPSIATFWLIPRLHLFRNEYPDLQVKLIPDPDVVAFEDFNLDLAIRFGPGKYDNLSSRLLYTDRVVMVSHPHLIQSDLQPDDLRHLPVITENYSDTDDAWEVFLHRYQFRFDDFRNRFEIRDATPALVGAVLAGQGIAMVKQSLVQDYIASNQLVTLFGFSHICDYACYLVAPDFHFNFPKVQAFESWLKEQTKPTIAALSEPLN, from the coding sequence ATGGTTAAGAAAAACTTAAGTGAAAGGGCTCGCCTACCCTCCTTAGGAGCACTGAAATATTTTAAGGTTGCAGCAGAAACCCTGAGTTTTAAACTGGCTGCAGAGAGTTTGTTTGTTAGCCAGGCGGCTATTAGCCAACATATCAAAACTCTTGAAAGTCAGTTGGGTTGTAAACTGTTTATCCGTAAAAATCGCGAGGTGAGACTCACAGCGCAGGGGCAGCTGTTGCTGCCCTATGTGCAAAAGGGGTTTAGTGAGTTTCAAAAAGGCATTGCACAACTACAAGAGGATAACCATCCCAATATATTGAAGCTCAATGTCTTGCCATCCATTGCTACTTTTTGGCTAATTCCTCGCTTGCATCTGTTTCGCAATGAGTATCCTGATCTGCAAGTGAAACTGATCCCCGATCCGGATGTGGTTGCTTTCGAAGACTTTAATCTGGATTTGGCGATTCGTTTTGGGCCGGGCAAGTACGACAATTTAAGTAGCCGACTACTTTATACTGATCGTGTAGTGATGGTTTCTCATCCCCATTTGATTCAGTCTGACCTGCAGCCAGATGACTTGCGTCATCTTCCGGTGATAACCGAAAACTATAGCGATACGGACGATGCCTGGGAGGTATTTTTGCACCGCTATCAGTTTCGCTTTGACGATTTTCGCAATCGTTTTGAAATTCGCGATGCCACACCAGCTTTAGTGGGGGCGGTCCTGGCGGGACAGGGGATAGCCATGGTTAAACAATCTCTAGTGCAAGATTATATCGCCAGCAATCAGCTGGTGACCTTATTTGGCTTTTCTCATATTTGTGACTATGCCTGTTATCTGGTTGCCCCTGATTTTCATTTCAACTTCCCTAAAGTACAGGCTTTTGAGTCTTGGTTGAAGGAGCAGACCAAGCCGACTATCGCGGCATTAAGTGAACCTTTAAACTAA
- a CDS encoding DUF1569 domain-containing protein, whose protein sequence is MKRRLFIASSLSLGFLGVSGLTAWNLIPRNNEDLSIATLLKELRSIDTSALSIESSWTVGQSLAHMAQSIEYSITGYPVHKSEMFKSTVGRAAFTAFSSKGQMKHNLKEDIPGAPSVANINAEDGMTRLLTAFETFQSHQGELAEHFAYGPLGHEEYALAHVLHVKDHFTQLV, encoded by the coding sequence ATGAAGCGACGACTCTTTATTGCATCATCATTGTCACTGGGGTTTCTCGGTGTATCTGGACTTACTGCGTGGAATCTGATCCCGCGCAACAATGAAGATCTAAGCATTGCCACCTTATTAAAAGAACTGAGAAGTATCGATACCTCTGCTCTTTCCATTGAATCTAGTTGGACGGTAGGGCAAAGCCTGGCTCATATGGCGCAGAGTATTGAGTATTCCATTACCGGCTACCCTGTGCACAAATCAGAGATGTTTAAATCTACCGTGGGCCGTGCCGCCTTTACTGCGTTTTCCTCTAAAGGTCAGATGAAGCACAATCTGAAAGAAGATATCCCCGGCGCTCCATCGGTTGCCAATATCAACGCTGAAGATGGTATGACTCGACTGCTAACCGCATTCGAAACTTTTCAAAGCCATCAGGGCGAACTGGCCGAACACTTCGCCTATGGTCCGTTAGGCCACGAAGAATACGCCCTGGCTCACGTATTACACGTCAAAGATCATTTCACCCAGTTAGTTTAA
- a CDS encoding DUF4397 domain-containing protein — MNLRDSLLLTCAGITLLSGCGSSSDSASDTYPNAYIQFYNVSPDSPEVHLMVDDASISSSSYGDVTALYSYDADSYDIGLSWYDSDGQEYSITESEMQLDSSYKTIMLLGGDFETPDVVEFAFQRSELEDEFYLYAMMGAADLGNYDLYMAESGVPFEDANYIANLSYLQPEKVGYWEPEDDDFAWPTEDYKIFLVDPDSGEMVFESQELVFNYASDYLLSVRKTSGANENNIVVDIILNSTNISAEQDIAATAQYRVYSAMQESVELTVIVDDADEQFTTVVEGGELSAYTSVEFGDYQISASSTEGDYSFDGRLMTLNQGESKTIVMFEDADVGLTSLTLDDSNLPQDFEHQVAVANLLPEFSNLDVYFVRDDETKDSADHFMTGLDYADSRTITVPNDYYSIVVVYEDNLGIESLLYRSELISFNEDAVYLITIEPEQQTGGYQVNVSW; from the coding sequence TTGAACCTACGAGATTCTTTATTACTTACTTGCGCAGGCATCACTCTGTTGTCGGGCTGTGGCAGCAGCTCTGACTCCGCTTCCGATACTTACCCCAACGCGTACATCCAGTTTTACAATGTTTCGCCTGATAGTCCGGAGGTGCATTTAATGGTGGATGATGCTTCCATCAGCTCCAGTTCTTATGGCGATGTGACGGCACTGTATAGTTACGATGCTGATAGCTACGATATTGGTTTGTCCTGGTATGATTCCGACGGCCAGGAATACAGCATCACTGAGTCAGAGATGCAACTAGATAGCAGTTACAAAACCATAATGCTGTTGGGGGGCGATTTTGAAACCCCTGATGTGGTGGAGTTTGCATTTCAGCGTTCTGAATTAGAGGACGAGTTTTATTTATACGCCATGATGGGGGCTGCTGATTTAGGCAACTACGACCTGTATATGGCTGAGTCTGGTGTGCCATTTGAGGATGCCAATTATATTGCCAACCTTAGTTACCTTCAGCCCGAAAAGGTGGGCTATTGGGAACCCGAAGATGATGACTTTGCCTGGCCAACGGAAGATTACAAAATCTTTCTGGTGGATCCCGATAGCGGAGAGATGGTGTTTGAAAGCCAGGAGCTGGTTTTCAATTATGCCTCTGATTACCTTTTGTCAGTGCGTAAAACCTCCGGTGCCAACGAGAATAATATTGTGGTAGATATCATCTTAAACTCTACCAATATTAGCGCCGAACAAGATATTGCGGCAACAGCACAGTACCGGGTTTATAGTGCCATGCAGGAATCGGTGGAATTAACCGTTATCGTAGATGATGCCGACGAGCAATTTACAACTGTTGTAGAAGGCGGTGAACTGTCTGCCTATACTTCAGTAGAATTTGGTGACTATCAAATAAGCGCCAGTTCCACTGAGGGGGATTATAGTTTTGATGGCAGGTTAATGACGCTTAACCAAGGGGAAAGCAAAACCATTGTCATGTTTGAAGATGCCGATGTGGGCTTAACCTCCTTAACACTGGATGACAGCAACTTACCACAAGACTTTGAACATCAGGTGGCTGTGGCTAACTTGTTGCCAGAGTTTAGCAATCTCGATGTTTATTTTGTGCGAGACGATGAAACCAAAGATTCAGCTGACCACTTTATGACGGGCCTGGATTATGCGGACAGTCGCACTATCACAGTACCCAATGATTACTATTCTATCGTGGTGGTTTATGAGGATAACCTCGGAATAGAGTCATTGTTATACCGTTCAGAACTCATCAGTTTTAATGAAGATGCTGTTTATTTGATTACTATTGAGCCAGAACAGCAAACCGGTGGCTATCAAGTGAATGTCTCCTGGTAG
- a CDS encoding alpha-amylase family glycosyl hydrolase — protein sequence MKFRYLSAVMASVLALSACSKAPQEPVVASQHEAAEASKSYKHIALQSSPSNWWENAIFYEIWPRSFYDADGDGSGDFDGMTAKLGYLQDLGVNGIWLTPVFEAPSYHGYDFQDFYNVESDYGTMEDFEEFVAAAHEKDIKIILDLVINHISDGHEWFKKSAAREPGYEDYFIWRKEMPTSWGKAWSDDVDDSAAVWHWNETRQEYYYGAFASTQPDVNLENPKVVEEMNKMATFWLEKGVDGFRLDAVRYAIEDVSEDWNDADQGDTEATIDYWAQFTAHVESINPDAMLVAEAWSDMPTIGKYYDDGNGMHSAFDFDFGYVVSGILNAGGTRTADFGTVDESKDDNTREALWQNLLSRKDNAPMSFFSPFLTNHDQNRIMHTLGEDWTKAKAAATLLMTTPGTLYLYYGEEIGLSQYTTGDDQYRRAIMQWEDTDSAGFNDTGAFWLDQGKWFPWVKEHKPWWGPYWQSQRPSGKASVDIQAANPDSLLNHYKKLIAVRKGSMALQFPQEIRYYPVDNQNVWLVQSINGDESRVVIVNLSSAESSEFSVPAELKGQHTNKLNNATLVLGEKYSLKPGESVIL from the coding sequence ATGAAATTTCGTTATTTATCCGCCGTCATGGCATCTGTACTTGCCTTGTCCGCCTGCTCAAAAGCGCCCCAAGAACCTGTGGTTGCGAGCCAGCATGAGGCAGCGGAAGCCTCAAAATCTTATAAACACATCGCTTTGCAAAGTAGTCCCTCCAATTGGTGGGAAAATGCTATTTTCTACGAAATCTGGCCCCGTTCCTTTTATGATGCTGACGGTGATGGCAGTGGTGATTTTGACGGTATGACTGCCAAACTGGGTTATCTACAAGACTTAGGCGTCAACGGGATCTGGCTGACGCCGGTCTTCGAGGCACCTTCTTATCACGGTTATGACTTCCAGGACTTTTACAACGTTGAGTCTGACTATGGCACCATGGAGGACTTTGAGGAATTCGTAGCGGCGGCTCATGAAAAAGACATTAAGATTATTCTGGACCTGGTGATCAATCACATTTCTGATGGTCATGAGTGGTTTAAAAAGTCGGCTGCCCGCGAGCCCGGTTATGAAGACTATTTTATCTGGCGTAAAGAAATGCCCACTAGCTGGGGTAAAGCCTGGAGTGATGATGTTGATGATTCCGCTGCAGTGTGGCACTGGAATGAAACCCGCCAAGAATATTATTACGGTGCTTTTGCCTCTACACAACCTGATGTCAATCTTGAAAATCCCAAAGTAGTGGAAGAGATGAATAAGATGGCCACCTTTTGGCTGGAAAAAGGTGTGGATGGCTTTCGACTTGATGCCGTGCGCTATGCCATTGAGGACGTTTCTGAAGACTGGAATGATGCTGACCAGGGCGATACAGAGGCCACAATTGATTATTGGGCACAATTTACTGCGCATGTGGAATCCATAAATCCAGATGCCATGCTGGTAGCAGAAGCCTGGTCTGACATGCCAACCATAGGTAAGTATTACGATGATGGCAATGGTATGCATTCAGCCTTTGATTTTGATTTTGGCTATGTGGTGAGTGGTATTCTCAATGCGGGCGGAACACGCACCGCTGACTTTGGTACCGTGGATGAATCTAAAGATGACAACACTCGCGAGGCGTTATGGCAAAATTTACTGAGCCGCAAAGATAACGCGCCAATGTCTTTCTTTTCGCCTTTCCTGACCAACCACGATCAGAACCGCATCATGCACACCTTAGGCGAAGATTGGACCAAAGCGAAAGCCGCCGCCACATTATTAATGACCACACCGGGTACACTCTATCTATATTATGGTGAGGAGATTGGCCTGTCGCAGTACACTACAGGGGATGATCAATATCGCCGTGCCATAATGCAATGGGAGGATACCGACTCTGCAGGCTTTAACGACACTGGCGCATTTTGGTTAGATCAGGGTAAGTGGTTCCCTTGGGTTAAAGAGCACAAGCCTTGGTGGGGACCTTACTGGCAAAGCCAAAGACCTTCAGGTAAGGCATCTGTAGATATTCAGGCGGCAAATCCCGACTCCTTGCTCAATCACTATAAGAAGCTGATTGCAGTGCGCAAGGGGTCTATGGCGTTACAGTTTCCACAAGAGATACGTTATTACCCGGTGGATAATCAAAACGTCTGGTTAGTGCAGAGTATCAATGGTGATGAATCTCGCGTAGTTATTGTTAACCTATCTAGTGCCGAAAGTTCAGAGTTCTCCGTTCCTGCAGAGTTAAAAGGACAACATACAAATAAGTTAAACAACGCAACTTTGGTACTGGGCGAAAAATACAGCTTGAAACCAGGCGAGTCAGTCATACTTTAA